The following coding sequences lie in one Myxococcus xanthus genomic window:
- a CDS encoding sigma-54-dependent transcriptional regulator produces the protein MTSPTVLVVDDDRANLDSVIRIFQREGMATLAAANGTEALELLRRPEVAAMVTDLMMPNMDGQELLRAARAIRPDVEVVLMTAYGTVETAVAAMKDGAYDFITKPLKRHALVKAIQKALEKRALVAENQSLKAKLAEMNAAGGRSMVGQSPAFRAMLDTIRQAAPSTATVLLLGESGTGKELAARSVHEFSQRVRGPFVAVNCGALPENILEAELFGVERGAFTGAVARREGRFERAHGGTLFLDEVGEMPLPAQVKLLRALAEGEIERLGGTQTVKVDVRLVAATNKDLQKEVAEGRFREDLYYRLNVVEIRVPALASRREDIPLLADAFLRRFAAKNGKVLRGFSQEAMGVLENYAWPGNVRELEHAVERAVVLARGEVLEASDLPESVRKGPLGSAGQLVIPIGTPMEEIERRVIHETLRHTRGDKTLAARLLGIAARTIYRKLEREQSTGDGPTAAPPGPDTDD, from the coding sequence ATGACATCCCCCACGGTCCTGGTCGTCGACGACGACCGCGCGAACCTCGACTCGGTCATCCGCATCTTCCAGCGTGAGGGCATGGCCACGCTGGCCGCCGCCAACGGCACGGAGGCGCTGGAGCTGCTGCGCCGGCCGGAGGTCGCCGCCATGGTGACCGACCTGATGATGCCCAACATGGACGGCCAGGAGCTGCTGCGCGCCGCGCGCGCCATCCGCCCGGACGTGGAAGTGGTGCTGATGACGGCCTACGGCACGGTGGAGACGGCCGTGGCGGCCATGAAGGACGGCGCCTACGACTTCATCACCAAGCCCCTCAAGCGTCACGCGCTGGTGAAGGCCATCCAGAAGGCGCTGGAGAAGCGAGCGCTGGTGGCGGAGAACCAGTCGCTCAAGGCGAAGTTGGCGGAGATGAACGCGGCGGGTGGGCGCTCCATGGTGGGCCAGTCCCCCGCCTTCCGCGCCATGCTGGACACCATCCGCCAGGCGGCTCCCTCCACCGCCACGGTGCTGCTGCTGGGTGAGTCCGGCACGGGAAAGGAGCTGGCCGCGCGCTCCGTGCACGAGTTCTCCCAGCGGGTCCGTGGGCCCTTCGTCGCCGTCAACTGCGGCGCGCTGCCGGAGAACATCCTGGAGGCGGAGCTCTTCGGCGTGGAGCGCGGCGCCTTCACCGGCGCGGTGGCCCGGCGAGAGGGCCGCTTCGAGCGTGCCCACGGTGGCACCCTCTTCCTGGACGAAGTCGGTGAGATGCCGCTGCCCGCCCAGGTGAAGCTGCTCCGCGCGCTGGCCGAGGGCGAAATCGAGCGGCTGGGTGGCACGCAGACGGTGAAGGTGGACGTGCGCCTCGTCGCCGCCACCAACAAGGACCTGCAGAAGGAAGTGGCCGAAGGCCGCTTCCGCGAGGACCTCTACTACCGGCTCAACGTGGTGGAGATTCGCGTGCCCGCGCTCGCCTCGCGCCGCGAGGACATTCCCCTGCTGGCGGACGCCTTCCTGCGCCGCTTCGCCGCCAAGAATGGCAAGGTGCTGCGCGGCTTCTCGCAGGAGGCGATGGGCGTGCTGGAGAACTACGCCTGGCCCGGCAACGTGCGCGAGTTGGAGCACGCCGTGGAGCGCGCGGTGGTGCTGGCGCGCGGCGAGGTGCTGGAGGCCAGTGACCTGCCTGAATCCGTGCGCAAGGGCCCGCTGGGCTCGGCCGGACAGCTCGTCATTCCCATTGGGACGCCCATGGAGGAGATCGAGCGCCGGGTGATCCACGAGACGCTCCGTCACACCCGCGGCGACAAGACGCTGGCCGCACGGCTGCTGGGCATCGCCGCGCGGACCATCTACCGCAAGCTGGAGCGCGAGCAGTCCACCGGGGATGGCCCCACCGCCGCTCCCCCCGGCCCCGACACCGACGACTGA
- a CDS encoding TldD/PmbA family protein: protein MPRASAPSKRAPSLKLAPPVARRPTPVALLPQPLVERLLAVAMERGGDFAEVYVERTLTTAVQLEESRIKSAQTGLVQGVGVRVISGGKVGYAFSDDWDESALLRAASTAAMIAQGGGAERSFPVRRAAVPSHYHVSPPLMDVEVSLKTGLLMRADKAARAFDARVKQVNGGYVDQTRRIAVANTHGRYTEDTQDLCRISVLVVAQGKGGERRTGMYGGGGRVPFSHWDTFSPEDVAREAARQAVATLGAVDCVAGPQTVVLAPGWSGILLHEAVGHGLEADFIRKGTSLFAGKLGEKVASDLVTIIDDGTVSSGRGSINIDDEGNPGERKVLIENGVLKGYLYDSLNAQLMGQRSTGSGRRESFKHLPMPRMTNTFLAPGDHVPEDILKEVKRGLYCATFGGGQVDITNGNFVFEVIEAYQIEDGKLGRPVKNATLIGVGPEALKNVSRVGCDPMPDPGMGVCGKNGQSMPVGVGLPTVRIDNITVGGTKVA, encoded by the coding sequence ATGCCCCGAGCGTCTGCGCCCTCGAAGCGCGCCCCCTCCTTGAAGCTGGCCCCGCCGGTGGCCCGGCGGCCCACGCCCGTCGCCCTGCTGCCCCAACCGCTGGTCGAGCGCCTGCTCGCCGTGGCTATGGAGCGTGGGGGCGACTTCGCGGAGGTGTACGTCGAGCGCACGCTCACCACCGCGGTGCAGTTGGAAGAATCCCGCATCAAGAGCGCGCAGACGGGCCTGGTCCAGGGCGTGGGCGTGCGCGTCATCTCCGGCGGCAAGGTGGGCTACGCCTTCTCTGACGACTGGGATGAATCCGCGCTGCTGCGCGCGGCCTCCACGGCGGCCATGATTGCCCAGGGCGGCGGCGCCGAGCGCAGCTTCCCCGTGCGCCGCGCCGCGGTCCCCAGCCACTACCACGTCAGCCCCCCGCTGATGGACGTGGAGGTGTCGCTGAAGACGGGCCTGCTCATGCGCGCCGACAAGGCCGCCCGCGCCTTCGACGCGCGGGTGAAGCAGGTCAACGGCGGCTACGTGGACCAGACCCGGCGCATCGCCGTGGCCAACACCCACGGGCGCTACACCGAGGACACCCAGGACCTGTGCCGGATTTCGGTGCTGGTGGTGGCCCAGGGCAAGGGCGGCGAGCGGCGCACCGGCATGTACGGCGGCGGCGGACGCGTGCCCTTCAGCCACTGGGACACCTTCTCCCCGGAGGACGTGGCCCGGGAGGCGGCGCGTCAGGCGGTGGCCACGCTGGGCGCGGTGGACTGCGTGGCCGGCCCGCAGACGGTGGTGCTGGCGCCGGGCTGGAGCGGCATCCTCCTGCACGAGGCGGTGGGCCACGGCCTGGAGGCGGACTTCATCCGCAAGGGCACGTCGCTGTTCGCCGGGAAGCTGGGGGAGAAGGTGGCGTCCGACCTGGTCACCATCATCGACGACGGCACCGTGTCCAGCGGGCGCGGCTCCATCAACATCGACGATGAGGGCAACCCTGGCGAGCGCAAGGTCCTCATCGAGAACGGCGTACTCAAGGGCTACCTCTATGACAGCCTGAACGCGCAGCTCATGGGCCAGCGCAGCACTGGCAGCGGGCGGCGCGAGTCCTTCAAGCACCTGCCCATGCCCCGCATGACGAACACCTTCCTGGCCCCGGGTGACCACGTCCCCGAGGACATCCTCAAGGAGGTGAAGCGCGGCCTCTACTGCGCCACCTTCGGCGGTGGGCAGGTGGACATCACCAACGGCAACTTCGTCTTCGAGGTCATCGAGGCCTATCAAATCGAAGACGGCAAGCTGGGCCGTCCCGTGAAGAACGCGACGCTCATCGGCGTGGGGCCAGAGGCACTGAAGAACGTGTCACGCGTGGGCTGCGACCCCATGCCGGACCCGGGCATGGGCGTATGCGGGAAGAATGGCCAGTCCATGCCCGTGGGCGTGGGTCTGCCCACCGTGCGAATCGACAACATCACCGTCGGCGGAACCAAGGTCGCCTGA
- a CDS encoding ParB/RepB/Spo0J family partition protein, giving the protein MAAKSARKSPAAKKAATPRKPRRKKAAPKSRGLSPAEVASDSVEYPTELLEAVREDGGEVLGVYRDPLGGHPVVFSVLPIDKVEPTPYQRDVSEPHVKRLASAMERLDRFLDPVIAVRKDGRYWTPNGNHRLHASRLLGAKAIVALVLPEEDVAYQILALNTEKAHNLKERSLEVIRMYRGLVGAERKGPETAFAHLFEEPSFVTLGAAYEQRPRFSAGAYHPFVKVVEDFLDTPLEDALPLREARARRLLELDDAVVAVVDVLKERGLQSPYLKNFVVARLNFLRFRKDGGKPDFDATLDRMLASARKFNVDKVRREDIGRMGGGPLEPDEESA; this is encoded by the coding sequence ATGGCAGCGAAGTCCGCACGCAAGTCCCCCGCCGCGAAGAAGGCGGCCACGCCGCGCAAGCCCCGCCGCAAGAAGGCGGCGCCGAAGTCCCGGGGCCTGTCCCCCGCGGAGGTGGCCAGCGACTCGGTGGAGTACCCCACGGAGCTGCTGGAGGCGGTGCGCGAGGACGGCGGCGAGGTGCTCGGCGTGTACCGCGACCCGCTGGGTGGCCACCCGGTGGTGTTCTCCGTGCTGCCCATCGACAAGGTGGAGCCCACGCCCTACCAGCGCGACGTATCCGAGCCTCACGTGAAGCGTCTGGCCAGCGCCATGGAGCGGCTGGACCGCTTCCTGGACCCCGTCATCGCCGTGCGCAAGGACGGCCGGTACTGGACGCCCAACGGCAACCACCGCCTCCACGCCAGCCGGCTCCTGGGCGCCAAGGCCATTGTCGCCCTGGTGCTGCCCGAAGAGGACGTGGCCTACCAGATTCTGGCCCTCAACACGGAGAAGGCCCACAACCTCAAGGAGCGCTCGCTGGAGGTCATCCGCATGTACCGCGGACTGGTGGGCGCGGAGCGCAAAGGGCCGGAGACGGCCTTCGCCCACCTCTTCGAGGAGCCCTCCTTCGTCACCCTGGGCGCCGCCTACGAGCAGCGCCCCCGCTTCTCCGCGGGCGCCTACCACCCCTTCGTGAAGGTGGTGGAGGACTTCCTCGACACGCCCCTGGAGGACGCCCTGCCCCTGCGCGAGGCCCGGGCCCGGCGGCTGCTGGAGCTGGATGACGCCGTGGTGGCCGTCGTGGATGTCCTCAAGGAAAGGGGCCTCCAGAGCCCGTACCTCAAGAACTTCGTCGTCGCCCGCCTCAACTTCCTGCGCTTCCGCAAGGACGGCGGGAAGCCGGACTTCGACGCCACCCTGGACCGGATGCTGGCCAGCGCCCGGAAGTTCAACGTCGACAAGGTGCGGCGCGAGGACATTGGCCGGATGGGCGGCGGACCGCTGGAGCCGGACGAGGAATCCGCTTAA
- a CDS encoding TldD/PmbA family protein, with product MDYQQLAKRIVQRARRKGARQAEAFLEVGRQSSVRVHQGQIEDLTQSTSKGVGVRVVLKDRLGFAYTSDFEPSAVDHIVDQALKLAEFSAPSKLNGLPSGKDLGRFGDTGLLFDTKVAELPGDWKIKTALEVEKAARAEDSRIIAFNGVGAGDYVSEVYMASTEGATGAYSGTYVYLYAAPVASDGNGLQTGYWMDYRRFLDDLDGPESIGREATRRAVRMLGAKRVKTQQVPVLFDPQVAASFVSDVARAADGNVVYQKASLLAPLLGKRLAGAHVTLVDDGLMPRGLATAPFDGEGVPTRRTPIIEQGVLKSFLYDAFTARKAKARTTGNASRSYNGLPSIGTSNLYLEAGTKSPEELLREVDSGFYVTALLGHGTDPVTGELSAGANGLWIEKGELTHPVQEVTVAGNLLQMLKDLDGVGSDLQFRSGAVGAPTVRFRQLTVSGE from the coding sequence ATGGACTACCAACAGCTCGCGAAGAGAATCGTCCAGCGCGCCAGGCGCAAGGGTGCCCGCCAGGCGGAGGCCTTCCTGGAGGTGGGCCGCCAGAGCAGCGTGCGCGTGCACCAGGGGCAGATTGAAGACCTCACCCAGTCCACCAGCAAGGGCGTGGGCGTGCGCGTGGTACTTAAGGACCGCCTGGGCTTCGCCTATACGTCCGACTTCGAGCCCTCCGCCGTGGACCACATCGTGGACCAGGCACTGAAGCTGGCCGAGTTCTCCGCCCCCAGCAAGCTCAACGGCCTGCCCTCCGGCAAGGACCTGGGCCGCTTCGGGGACACCGGCCTGCTGTTCGACACGAAGGTGGCCGAGCTCCCCGGAGACTGGAAGATCAAGACGGCACTGGAGGTGGAGAAGGCGGCCCGGGCGGAGGACTCACGCATCATCGCCTTCAACGGCGTGGGCGCCGGGGACTACGTGTCCGAGGTGTACATGGCCTCCACCGAGGGCGCGACGGGCGCGTACTCCGGCACCTACGTGTACCTGTACGCCGCGCCGGTGGCCTCCGACGGCAACGGGCTCCAGACGGGTTACTGGATGGACTACCGCCGCTTCCTGGATGACCTGGACGGGCCGGAATCCATCGGCCGGGAGGCCACGCGCCGCGCGGTGCGGATGCTGGGCGCGAAGCGGGTGAAGACGCAGCAGGTGCCCGTGCTGTTCGACCCGCAGGTGGCCGCGTCCTTCGTGTCGGACGTGGCGCGCGCGGCGGACGGCAACGTCGTGTACCAGAAGGCCAGCCTCCTGGCCCCGCTGCTGGGCAAGCGCCTGGCGGGCGCGCACGTCACGCTGGTGGATGACGGCCTCATGCCGCGCGGACTGGCCACCGCGCCCTTCGACGGCGAGGGCGTGCCCACGCGGCGCACCCCCATCATCGAGCAGGGCGTGCTCAAGTCCTTCCTCTACGACGCGTTCACCGCTCGCAAGGCGAAGGCGCGCACCACCGGCAACGCGTCACGCAGCTACAACGGGCTGCCCTCCATCGGAACCAGCAACCTGTACCTGGAGGCGGGCACGAAGTCGCCGGAGGAGCTGCTGCGCGAGGTGGACAGCGGCTTCTATGTCACCGCCCTGCTCGGCCACGGCACCGACCCGGTGACGGGCGAGCTGTCCGCGGGCGCCAACGGCCTGTGGATTGAGAAGGGCGAGCTGACGCACCCCGTGCAGGAGGTGACGGTGGCGGGCAACCTGCTGCAGATGCTCAAGGACCTGGACGGCGTCGGCAGCGACCTCCAGTTCCGCAGCGGCGCGGTGGGCGCGCCCACTGTCCGCTTCCGGCAGCTCACCGTTTCAGGCGAGTAG